CATTCGTCTGAAGATCGAATCTGGTGATATTATTGATATCAACTTCGTAATTAATTCGAATAAGATTAAAAATAAATTCTTAAAGATCTTACCAATCAAGCATTTTGAATTAGATACTTCTTATTATGAAAAGGCTGATACGATCGTAGAAAACATTGAAAACTACAAGTTGTATAACAACTTACAAGAATTCATAGTTAATGAGATTAATTCTTATCTAAGAAACGTAGTTACTTCATTACTAGTTGAATCATCACTGATAGTTGCTAAAAACAGTCTTGTTCAATACAACAAAACATTAAGTGATCTAGATGACACCTTACTTAATCTAAGGCGCGAGATCTTAAAACAAAAACGTGAACTTGAAATCCAAGAACTACAAATGTTAACAAGAAGCAGCGAATCCTTAATTAAGATGGAATCAAAAAAGGATGGAGACATGGATTAGATTATGGCAAAACACAACTTTAAAACTGTTCCATCAGAAATCGAATTCATTCGATACAACAACAAACTATTCGGTTACAAGCAAGGTTATTTCATGCTTAATGTTAACCAGATTGATGAATGGGACTTAATTCAAGATAATTCATTAATTAGTATTGAAAACGTTTTCTTTAAGATCTATGATCCAGTTGCTGATGAAGAAGATTACTACATTATCCGTAACTCGTTTATCAAGATTGAAAACAACAAAGTCACGATTTATAGTGATGATAAATTCAAACCACTAAGAATCGATTACAAATTCAGGATCAAAAAATATGATGATAAGATTGCTGAATTTAATAAGAAATTATCATATTACGAATCTAAGATTAATTTAGGTTTAAACTTCCAAGAGTTGATTGATTACAATGCTGTAAGAAAAGAAAAAAAGTTTTACTCGTTAATTCGCAATTTCAATCTAGCAGAAAAAAAGGTCGATAAAAATGAAAAATAAAAGTAAATTAAAACGATTGATTTATTGACAATTTGGATTTATGGTTCCTGCGGTATTTGCTTCTACTCTTAGTGGAGTAATTACTCATCATAAAAATTCAATTAATGAATATAAGCTAATTAATCATGCTGGTGAAGAGTTAGATCCTTCAACTCCAACACAACCAAATGATCCTAATGCACCAGTGATGAATAATAATAACAATGGTGCTGATGCTAATAAACCTGAGCAACCTCCAAGAATGCCAGCAAACTTGGAAATGCTTAAGGCTGATATTGATGCTAAGATGTCAGACGCAATCAAGGATTTCATTGATGCAGTTTTCTTAGGTAAGGATAATCTTGTTGATCAAAAGATTGAATCAGTTAAAAACCAAAGTGATTTATCTTTTGAAGACAAGTTTAATAGAACTCTTTATTACTCTCAGCTTAAAGCCTTCTTTCAAAAAAATAAGGATCAGATCATATCTAACCCTTCAAAATTTGGTTTAGACATCGTTTATCCTTATGTAATTTCGGCTAATAAAGAATTCAATAAAGGTACGATCGTATTCAATGGTAAAACTTATGAAAATAAGATTTGAGGGAATACACCTACTACCAACTATGAAAAAGAAATTACTGGTGATGGAAACTCAATTACGCCAAATCCAGATGCAGCAAAAGCTAAAGTAGAAAATACCACTTCAGATGAAGAAGGTAAAAACGTTTTAAAAACTTACTTTGATGCACTAAGACAAGGTGCTACATCGATTTTCTTAAATGATGAAGATCTACCTAAAGTTGGTGAAGACTATGAAATCAATGGTCGTGTAACATCAACTAATGATGCTGGAGTTTTCTCAAACAAACCTAATAAATTTGATACTTGAGACGATTACATTATCAGCAAGATCAAACCTAGATTCATCGATTTTGACTTAGAACAAAATAAGGATCCAGCTGAACAAAATCAGATGAATCAGCAAAGTAGCCAATCTGTTGAAAACTTATTACCTCCAACTGTTCCAGTTGAAGGTGAAGCAGTTCCAACTGATCCAAAAGAACTAATTGAAAACATTCCTAGATTTGTTCCACAAGTAAGATCACTTTACTCAACTTTATCAACTAGTGCGTTATTAAATCGTTATTCAACTTACACTGAACCTAATAAATCAGACGTTTTCTTTTACTTTGAAAACCCAATTAATACTAGATTTAGTTACACAGTAACAAGTCTAAGCTTAAACAACGGTAAGATTGAAGCTACTGTAATGATTCAAGATGCAGTTGATAAAGATGCAAGAACTACTTATACAAGAGAGCTTGATACAGTTTCTTTAAGTGGTACAGCACAACAAATCAATGAAAACCGTGAATTAGCTTATCCAGCTATTGAAAGACTATTCTTAAACTTCTATCAAGCTGTTGGACTAAACGCTGATTTAAACTATGCTGATGCAACTAAGGTTTATGTTGAACCTCAAACCATCTTCCAAATGGTTTATTTAGCAATGAGAGCGATCAACAAACCTGAGTTTAAAAATGATCTAAACACAATATTAAGTCGTGGTATTGGTTTTAGCACTGATCAAAGTGATAGTTACTTCTTAAACTTCTTAAGAAACCAATTAATCAACTCACAATTCTTGTACTGACAACTAGTTAGTGAGATGTACAAACGAATCTTTGTTGCATTTATTCGTGACTTCAACAAAGAAGATCTTAAACCAAAACTACTTGCAATATTACAACAAAACGGTGTAACCATCAATCAATTCAACGATTCGTTTACTGAAGCTAGAAGAAAACTATTAAGATTAGATTCATTAACTAAGCAAACAATCGGTTCACCTCAACTTCAATTTGATTCACTTGTAACTCAAATTAAAGAGATGAATCAAACCTTGAGACCATTTAACTTGGTTTATGATGCAATCTCAGACCAAGCTAAAGGAGATGCGCAAAAGCAAGCTGAACTAGAAGCATCACTAAAATCATTCTCAACTGATATTAACGGTATTCTAGCCAACTCAAAAGCAGTAGCTAATCCATTCTTAATTGTTTTAGCTGTCTTCTTGGGACTTATCTCAATGTCGTTATACGGTTTTTATTTCATGCAACTAGCATTCAATAAAACTAAACAAATTAACAAATTAAACAAACCTTTAATCATTACTGTTTTAATTATTGCTTCTATTGCACTAGTTTCAACTGCACTGATTGCATTCAAAATCATCGGAGTATTTTAATAAATCATATGAATCCTAAAATTGTTGCTGCTTTAGATTACGTTATTCAAGTTGAAGGTAAATTTGAATACCAACAAAATCAAGTTTTTACGATTAGAAACAAACCTAATTTCCGAGCTATGGTAATTAGTGCTACAACTGATACTGGTTTTTTAATCGTTGATGCTGCTAATGCTGACTTTGAAATTGGTGATGAGATTATTCCAACCAATAATGACAATAATGTTAAAACTACCAAGCAATACTTTGGTAACATTATTGACATTGATGGAAATATCTTGTATCCCAAGAAACACAAACCTGATTTTCAACCAAACTCATTATCATCTAATGCGTT
The Mycoplasma tullyi genome window above contains:
- a CDS encoding MSC_0621 family F1-like ATPase epsilon subunit; the protein is MAKHNFKTVPSEIEFIRYNNKLFGYKQGYFMLNVNQIDEWDLIQDNSLISIENVFFKIYDPVADEEDYYIIRNSFIKIENNKVTIYSDDKFKPLRIDYKFRIKKYDDKIAEFNKKLSYYESKINLGLNFQELIDYNAVRKEKKFYSLIRNFNLAEKKVDKNEK
- a CDS encoding MSC_0620 family F1-like ATPase-associated subunit, with amino-acid sequence MKNKSKLKRLIYWQFGFMVPAVFASTLSGVITHHKNSINEYKLINHAGEELDPSTPTQPNDPNAPVMNNNNNGADANKPEQPPRMPANLEMLKADIDAKMSDAIKDFIDAVFLGKDNLVDQKIESVKNQSDLSFEDKFNRTLYYSQLKAFFQKNKDQIISNPSKFGLDIVYPYVISANKEFNKGTIVFNGKTYENKIWGNTPTTNYEKEITGDGNSITPNPDAAKAKVENTTSDEEGKNVLKTYFDALRQGATSIFLNDEDLPKVGEDYEINGRVTSTNDAGVFSNKPNKFDTWDDYIISKIKPRFIDFDLEQNKDPAEQNQMNQQSSQSVENLLPPTVPVEGEAVPTDPKELIENIPRFVPQVRSLYSTLSTSALLNRYSTYTEPNKSDVFFYFENPINTRFSYTVTSLSLNNGKIEATVMIQDAVDKDARTTYTRELDTVSLSGTAQQINENRELAYPAIERLFLNFYQAVGLNADLNYADATKVYVEPQTIFQMVYLAMRAINKPEFKNDLNTILSRGIGFSTDQSDSYFLNFLRNQLINSQFLYWQLVSEMYKRIFVAFIRDFNKEDLKPKLLAILQQNGVTINQFNDSFTEARRKLLRLDSLTKQTIGSPQLQFDSLVTQIKEMNQTLRPFNLVYDAISDQAKGDAQKQAELEASLKSFSTDINGILANSKAVANPFLIVLAVFLGLISMSLYGFYFMQLAFNKTKQINKLNKPLIITVLIIASIALVSTALIAFKIIGVF